In the genome of Aspergillus luchuensis IFO 4308 DNA, chromosome 2, nearly complete sequence, one region contains:
- a CDS encoding putative secondary metabolism biosynthetic enzyme (COG:Q;~EggNog:ENOG410PNBC;~InterPro:IPR036291,IPR002347;~PFAM:PF08659,PF00106,PF13561;~SMCOG1001:short-chain dehydrogenase/reductase SDR;~TransMembrane:1 (o281-300i);~antiSMASH:Cluster_2.3;~go_process: GO:0055114 - oxidation-reduction process [Evidence IEA]), protein MFDVEGKYVLVAGGSKGLGRELSLSLVKRGAHVTAIARSENDLDKLKVDMDAVRVHEDQVLGIQRLDLTNSDEVSGFINGFGKRITALFCIAGGAGEEVGHFVDISATSIQSCMERNYLTAAFISQAVMKVWATELKLGNEHTEVQQPRHLVFTGSTAAIVAVPGYAAYSPSKAAVRSLADSLRQESLMYSPAGSIQIHCSFPKIFMTERINVQQARKPQICKEIDGTADKIGGLTVEDVARQILAGLDKGCYMIPTDLQTRFLLNNMRGPSPRDNSLVDWLLSWAALLIYPVVATIVDWKVMRYGRQRRE, encoded by the exons ATGTTTGACGTGGAAGGAAAG TATGTCCTTGTGGCAGGTGGCTCCAAGGGTCTCGGGAGGGAACTCTCCTTGTCGCTCGTAAAAAGAG GAGCTCATGTGACAGCAATCGCACGCTCTGAGAATGATCTGGACAAACTCAAGGTGGATATGGATGCTGTGCGCGTACATGAAGACCAAGTTCTCGGTATCCAGCGTTTGGACTTGACTAATAGCGATGAG GTATCCGGATTCATCAACGGATTCGGAAAACGCATAACTGCCCTCTTTTGCATCGCAGGCGGCGCCGGCGAGGAAGTAGGCCACTTTGTGGACATTTCCGCGACATCGATTCAGAGCTGCATGGAGAGGAATTATCTCACAGCGGCGTTCATTTCTCAGGCCGTCATGAAGGTTTGGGCCACGGAGCTGAAACTGGGAAATGAGCACACCGAAGTTCAGCAACCACGCCATCTTGTCTTCACTGGGTCAACGGCGGCAATAGTTGCAGTCCCGGGGTACGCCGCATATTCACCATCGAAGGCGGCTGTCCGCTCCTTGGCCGATAGTTTGAGGCAGGAGAGTCTCATGTATTCTCCTGCTGGATCTATACAGATTCACTGCAGCTTTCCCAAGATATTCATGACGGAGAGGATCAACGTACAACAAGCACGGAAGCCGCAGATATGTAAAGAGATTGATGGCACTGCCGACAAAATCGGAGGGTTGACGGTCGAGGATGTGGCTCGGCAGATTCTTGCAGGGCTTGATAAGGGATGTTACATGATCCCGACGGATCTGCAGACGCGGTTTCTACTAAATAATATGCGTGGGCCTAGTCCGCGGGACAATTCCTTGGTTGACTGGTTGCTGAGCTGGGCTGCATTGTTGATTTATCCCGTTGTGGCTACGATTGTGGATTGGAAGGTCATGAGGTATGGCAGACAGCGGCGTGAGTGA
- a CDS encoding cobalamin-independent methionine synthase II family protein (COG:E;~EggNog:ENOG410PGGM;~InterPro:IPR038071,IPR002629;~PFAM:PF01717;~antiSMASH:Cluster_2.3;~go_function: GO:0003871 - 5-methyltetrahydropteroyltriglutamate-homocysteine S-methyltransferase activity [Evidence IEA];~go_function: GO:0008270 - zinc ion binding [Evidence IEA];~go_process: GO:0009086 - methionine biosynthetic process [Evidence IEA]), translating into MANQLHSAPPFRAEHMGSLLRPDNLLAVREKIRDTGISEQEAGLQAVEEETVRDVVKLQRDLGYKAVTSGEFNRTRFWGQMWDEFEGTIRLQDAEASMFRLYHPDVVSLIEKDRKVMPGDSVIAGTKLSWNPEKSVSNLHELKLVQQALPESEWHTIKLTMITPAWFHMRYKQGKAYTPEAYANDEEYFQDVAKVYQAELDALYKAGLRNVQFDDPGMAYFCSKAFRQGWEEDKDNIGTVEDLLDAYIKLYNDSISKIPADMHTGIHLCRGNFIGGRHFAEGSYDIIAKKLFENLNVNTFYLEYDTERAGGFEPLKFLPKNKNVVVGVISTKLRELEDKEAMKERIYKAADFVSAGSGETREEALKRICVSPQCGFSTHESGYPLSLEDEKKKLGLTRQIADEIWGQP; encoded by the exons ATGGCCAACCAGCTACACAGTGCCCCGCCCTTCCGGGCCGAACATATGGGTTCCTTGCTGCGTCCCGACAACCTGCTTGCGGTGCGTGAGAAGATCCGCGATACCGGTATCTCGGAGCAGGAGGCTGGTCTGCAggccgtggaggaggagactGTTCGTGATGTTGTCAAGCTCCAGCGGGATCTGGGCTACAAGGCTGTCACTTCTGGTGAATTCAACCGGACCCGTTTTTGGGGACAGATGTGGGATGAGTTCGAGG GCACCATCCGTCTTCAGGATGCCGAAGCGTCCATGTTCAGACTCTACCATCCCGATGTGGTCAGTCTGATTGAAAAGGACCGCAAGGTCATGCCCGGTGACTCGGTCATCGCTGGAACCAAGCTTTCCTGGAACCCTGAGAAGTCGGTGTCGAACCTGCACGAACTGAAGCTGGTTCAGCAGGCTCTGCCTGAGAGTGAATGGCACACCATAAAGCTGACCATGATCACTCCCGCCTGGTTCCACATGCGCTACAAGCAGGGTAAGGCTTACACTCCCGAGGCCTACGCCAACGACGAGGAGTACTTCCAGGACGTCGCAAAGGTGTACCAGGCCGAGCTCGACGCCTTGTACAAGGCTGGACTGAGAAACGTCCAGTTCGATGACCCGGGTATGGCCTACTTCTGCTCCAAGGCCTTCCGCCAGGgctgggaagaagacaaggacaACATCGGCACGGTCGAAGATCTGCTTGACGCCTACATCAAGCTGTACAACGACTCAATCAGCAAGATCCCTGCTGACATGCACACCGGTATTCATCTTTGCCGCGGTAACTTCATCGGAGGCAGACACTTTGCGGAGGGATCTTatgacatcatcgccaagaAGCTGTTCGAGAACCTGAATGTCAACACATTCTACCTTGAGTATGACACCGAGCGTGCAGGTGGCTTTGAGCCTCTCAAGTTCTTgcccaagaacaagaacgtTGTTGTCGGTGTCATCAGCACGAAGCTTCGCGAGCTGGAGGATAAGGAGGCGATGAAGGAGCGGATCTACAAGGCCGCCGACTTTGTTAGTGCTGGTAGTGGTGAGACTCGCGAGGAGGCCCTCAAGCGTATCTGCGTCAGCCCTCAATGCGGTTTCAGTACCCACGAGAGCGGATACCCTCTGAGCCTggaggacgagaagaagaagctgggtcTGACCAGGCAGATCGCTGATGAGATCTGGGGACAACCTTGA
- a CDS encoding cytochrome P450 (COG:Q;~EggNog:ENOG410PHET;~InterPro:IPR001128,IPR002401,IPR036396;~PFAM:PF00067;~SMCOG1034:cytochrome P450;~TransMembrane:1 (n8-18c30/31o40-68i);~antiSMASH:Cluster_2.3;~go_function: GO:0005506 - iron ion binding [Evidence IEA];~go_function: GO:0016705 - oxidoreductase activity, acting on paired donors, with incorporation or reduction of molecular oxygen [Evidence IEA];~go_function: GO:0020037 - heme binding [Evidence IEA];~go_process: GO:0055114 - oxidation-reduction process [Evidence IEA]), which yields MLSAHRMACLPTLVSRLSRVMSGFRSGGFALLTVSLSAEYHYSMIGTATSLGIWTRILLLLLVIWILWRKFVWPNYFSPLRHLPSPHSGTWGLNQRLRLYTEPRGKPQCDWVNHIPNNGLLRYRTLLNSDRLSVTSPEALAEVLTTKCYDFRKPKWLLGELKQVLGVGLLLAEGDDHRFQRKILAPAFSFRHIKNLYGVFWDKSHDLVNAITEHLSCKEKEQQITRLACDKFHPSTGVLDIADWANRATLDMIGIAGMGRDFGAIHDPNADLVRAYKLIFQPSKSAMFLAILRFLLPDWLVNRLPFRRNKEIQRAVRTIRGACAELIHQKSGYLSENSNLEHRDILTVALQNGGFSKEGLIDQLMTFLAAGHETTATAVTWAIYLLCVNCDVQTTLRQEIREKLRSPDDHKSSFTHQSIDSMTYLNAVCDEVLRYAPPVPFTIREAVVDTVILDQPIPKGTKIMVVPRATNRDAHLWGPDAQDFKPERWLNPDTRSNYATMTFIHGSRSCIGRSFAKAEFAILLAALVGRFEFQLEDDRLLDERHMKVTRTVTARPVNGLLVKATPLVGW from the exons ATGCTATCCGCTCACAGAATGGCATGTCTTCCCACCCTAGTATCACGTCTCAGTAGAGTTATGTCGGGCTTCAGATCTGGAGGGTTTGCACTTCTCACTGTCAGCCTATCCGCCGAATACCACTACTCCATGATAGGGACAGCGACCTCCTTAGGTATTTGGACCCGAATTCTCCTGTTGCTCCTTGTCATCTGGATACTATGGCGAAAATTCGTGTGGCCTAATTACTTTTCTCCACTGCGACACCTGCCATCCCCTCATAGTGGGACCTGGGGATTGAATCAACGTCTGCGACTCTATACGGAACCCCGCGGAAAACCCCAGTGTGACTG GGTTAATCACATTCCAAACAATGGTCTGCTACGCTATCGTACTCTGTTGAACTCCGACCGACTCTCGGTAACTTCTCCTGAGGCCCTCGCTGAAGTTCTGACTACGAAATGCTATGACTTCAGGAAGCCCAAGTGGCTGCTCGGTGAGCTGAAGCAGGTACTGGGAGTTGGGCTCTTGTTAGCAGAGGGAGATGATCACCGATTCCAGAGAAAAATCCTCGCACCAGCCTTCTCGTTCCGTCATATCAAGAACCTGTACGGAGTATTCTGGGACAAGTCGCACGACTTAGTAAATGCGATAACAGAGCACCTGTCAtgcaaggagaaggagcagcagatcaCTCGACTTGCGTGTGACAAGTTCCACCCCAGCACCGGCGTGCTCGATATTGCAGATTGGGCGAATCGAGCAACGTTAGATATGATTGGGATTGCAGGTATGGGTCGAGACTTTGGGGCAATCCACGACCCGAACGCGGACTTGGTTCGTGCATATAAGCTGATTTTTCAACCTTCAAAAAGTGCCATGTTTTTGGCCATCTTGCGTTTTCTGTTGCCTGATTGGTTGGTCAATCGTCTGCCGTTTCGACGGAACAAGGAGATACAGAGAGCCGTCCGCACGATTCGGGGCGCGTGTGCCGAGTTGATCCATCAGAAGTCCGGTTATCTTTCAGAGAATAGCAACCTCGAGCATCGGGATATTCTCACCGTCGCACTCCAGAACGGCGGCTTCAGCAAAGAGGGCCTCATTGACCAGCTTATGACATTCTTAGCTGCTGGACACGAAACGACGGCAACAGCCGTCACTTGGGCAATCTATTTACTCTGTGTCAATTGTGATGTGCAAACTACTCTCCGGCAGGAGATACGCGAGAAACTTCGGAGCCCAGATGACCACAAGAGTTCTTTCACACATCAGAGCATCGATTCCATGACCTACTTGAACGCCGTATGCGACGAAGTTCTTCGCTACGCTCCACCTGTACCATTTACTATTCGCGAAGCAGTGGTCGATACAGTGATTTTAGACCAGCCTATTCCCAAAGGCACGAAGATAATGGTGGTTCCTCGAGCTACAAACCGAGATGCGCATCTCTGGGGCCCAGATGCGCAGGACTTCAAGCCTGAAAGATGGTTGAACCCAGACACTCGAAGTAATTACGCTACAATGACCTTTATACATGGATCCCGGAGTTGCATTGGGCGATCCTTCGCAAAGGCTGAGTTTGCTATCTTGCTGGCTGCCTTGGTGGGACGATTTGAATTCCAATTGGAGGATGACCGGCTTCTGGACGAGAGACACATGAAGGTAACCCGCACAGTAACTGCCAGGCCTGTCAATGGGCTTCTCGTTAAGGCAACCCCTTTGGTAGGCTGGTAG